TCCAGCCAGATGGTGCGCCAGGGCCTGCCATCGATATTCATGCGGAGGAGCCCCTGCGGCGGATGCTTCCTAGTTTGCGAGCAGGGCAACGCGGGCTCCGGCCCGCAGGAGAGCAGCCGCCATGATCGAAACCATCCAGGGGCTGCCGGCCGGCACGGTGGGCTTCCGCCTCCATGGCCAGGTGCGCGGCGACGACTACGACCAGGTGCTCGTGCCGGCCATGGAGAGCGCCATCGCCGAACACGACCGCATCAAGGCCCTGCTCTGCTTCGACGCCGACTTCGAGGGCTACGACCTTGCCGCCGCCTGGGACGACACCCTGCTCGGCCTGCGCCACTGGCAGGGCTTTGAGCGCATCGCCGTGGTGAGCGATGTGGGCTGGCTGCGCACCGCCATCCGGGCCATCGGCGCCCTGATGCCCTGCCCGGTGCGGCTCTTTGCCTCAGCGGAGGAAGAAGAAGCCCGCCGCTGGCTCGGGGAATCCCTGGGCAGCCTCCACCTGGAGGCCGAGGGCGATGTGCTGCGCGTGCGCCTGATCGGCCAGCTCGAGCCCAGCGCCTACGAGGCCCGCGAGGCCGAGATCGCCAGCCTGTTCAGCCGCCCCACCCCCCTGAAGCTGCTGGTGGATCTGCGGGAGTTCGACGGCTGGTCGGGCCTGGCGGCCCTGGGCGATCACCTCTCCCTGGTGCGGGAGCACCGCCGCTCCTTGAGCCGGGTGGCGGTGGTGGGCAACCAGGCCTGGCAGCACCTGGCCGAGCGCCTGATCCGCCGCCTCCTGCCGGCGGAGTGCCGCTTCTTCGACGCCGCCCACCACGAGCAGGCCGAACTCTGGATCCACGCCGCCTGAGCGCGGCCCCGGCCGCCGTCAGATCGGCCGGTAGCCGAACCAGTCCGGCACCTGCGGCTGGCTCAGGCCCTCGGGGTGGGGCTCCAGCACCACGTGCCAGCGCCCCTCACCCCGGGACTCCAGCAGCTCCAGCTGCTCCAGCGCCAGGCAGTCATCCACGGCCGCCAGATCGTCCTTGTGCTGCTGCAGCGCCCCGCTCAGCCAGCGCCTTCTGGCCGCCGCCTTGGCCGCCTGGGCCGAGCGGGCCACCACCAGGCCGAAGTGGTGCAGCTCCGCCAGGGAATCCGGGCGGTAGGCGCCCAGGTTCACGAACCACAGCCGCTCGCTCCGGGGCGCGGCGGGCTCGCGCCCCAGGTGCACCGTCCAGCCATCCACCGCCCGCACCGCCATCCAGGCATCCAGGTGCAGGCCCTCGCGCCGCCCGAACCACTGGCGCCGGAGCGCCGGGATCGCCGCCTCGATCGTGGCCGCCGCCACGAAGCGCACGTCGTGCAGCTCGATGTGGCAGCCGGGCGCGCGGCCGCCCAGCACCGCCAGCAGCAGCAGCGGCGCCTCCAGCGGTTGCGAGGCCACGGCAGGGCTCAGCTGTGCTCGCGCAGAAACGCGATCGTGCCCTCCAGCTCCTCGGCGAAGCGGTCGATCTCCTCCGGGGTGGTGGTGAAGCTGAGGCTGGCCCGCGCCGAGCCGGGGATGCCGTAGAGGCGATGCAGGGGCTGGGTGCAGTGGTGGCCGCTGCGGATGCAGATGCCGGCGGAATCCAGCAGGGCCGCCAGATCGTTGGCATGCAGGCCCTCCACCGTGAACGCCGCCAGGGCGCCGCGGTGGGGCTGCTGCTCCGGGGTGGGGCCGAGGATCCGCACTCCGTCGATCGCCCCCAGCCGGTCGAACAGGCGGCGGGTGAGCTGCTGCTCCCAGCGATGGATCCGGTCCAGGCCGAGGGTCTGGAGGTAGTCGAGGGCGGCTCCCATGCCGATGGCCTCGCCGATCGCCGGGGTGCCGGCCTCGAACTTGTGGGGCAGATCCGCCCAGGTGCTGTGATCCAGGAACACGTCCTGGATCATCTCGCCCCCGCCCAGGAAGGGGGGCATCGCCTCCAGCAGCGCTTCCCGGGCCCAGAGGAAGCCCATGCCCGTGGGGCCGCAGAGCTTGTGGGAGCTCGCCGCCAGGAAATCACAGCCGAGTTCGGCCACATCCACCGGCATGTGGGGCAGGCTCTGGCAGGCATCCACCAGCACCAGCGCCCCCACCGCGTGGGCCAGGGCGGAAATCTCGGCGATGGGGGTGAGGCAGCCGAGGGTGTTGCTCACGTGCACCAGGCTCACCAGCCGCGTGCGCTCATTCAGCTGGGCGCGCAGGTCGTCCATGTCGAGTTCACCGCTGGCGGTGAGCCCCACGTGGCGCAGCACGCAGCCGGTGCGGGCCGCCAGCAGCTGCCACGGCACCAGGTTGCTGTGGTGCTCCATCACCGAGAGCAGCACCTCGTCGCCCTCCCGCAGGTTGGCCTCACCCCAGGTGCGGGCCACGAGGTTGATCGCCTCGCTGGCGTTGCGGGTGAACACGATCTCGCGGGGGCTGGCCGCTCCCACGAACGCCGCCGCCTTGGCCCGTGCCCCCTCGAAGCCCTCCGTGGCCCGGGCGCTCAGCTGGTGCGCGCCCCGGTGCACGTTGGCGTTGTCGTGGTCGTAAT
This portion of the Cyanobium sp. NIES-981 genome encodes:
- a CDS encoding STAS/SEC14 domain-containing protein, whose protein sequence is MIETIQGLPAGTVGFRLHGQVRGDDYDQVLVPAMESAIAEHDRIKALLCFDADFEGYDLAAAWDDTLLGLRHWQGFERIAVVSDVGWLRTAIRAIGALMPCPVRLFASAEEEEARRWLGESLGSLHLEAEGDVLRVRLIGQLEPSAYEAREAEIASLFSRPTPLKLLVDLREFDGWSGLAALGDHLSLVREHRRSLSRVAVVGNQAWQHLAERLIRRLLPAECRFFDAAHHEQAELWIHAA
- a CDS encoding DUF1543 domain-containing protein, which produces MASQPLEAPLLLLAVLGGRAPGCHIELHDVRFVAAATIEAAIPALRRQWFGRREGLHLDAWMAVRAVDGWTVHLGREPAAPRSERLWFVNLGAYRPDSLAELHHFGLVVARSAQAAKAAARRRWLSGALQQHKDDLAAVDDCLALEQLELLESRGEGRWHVVLEPHPEGLSQPQVPDWFGYRPI
- a CDS encoding SufS family cysteine desulfurase, giving the protein MPSPSATIHSLHSNAPPAAAAPPAAEAAAENLATLTRPDFPLLAQTACLGQPLIYLDHAATSQKPRQVLDALQRYYDHDNANVHRGAHQLSARATEGFEGARAKAAAFVGAASPREIVFTRNASEAINLVARTWGEANLREGDEVLLSVMEHHSNLVPWQLLAARTGCVLRHVGLTASGELDMDDLRAQLNERTRLVSLVHVSNTLGCLTPIAEISALAHAVGALVLVDACQSLPHMPVDVAELGCDFLAASSHKLCGPTGMGFLWAREALLEAMPPFLGGGEMIQDVFLDHSTWADLPHKFEAGTPAIGEAIGMGAALDYLQTLGLDRIHRWEQQLTRRLFDRLGAIDGVRILGPTPEQQPHRGALAAFTVEGLHANDLAALLDSAGICIRSGHHCTQPLHRLYGIPGSARASLSFTTTPEEIDRFAEELEGTIAFLREHS